The genomic stretch ACGATGAATCACAACGTCCATTATTCACGCCGCCATTCTCTTCATCAGATTCATTGTCCATGAGGGGGCAACCACGAAGGAGTTCTCTGACCCGCAGATATTCATCATAGTGGGCTCGCCTGTGTTCCCTGAAGCTCTTGCTACtttctgaatcaaaatctaGTAGGGTTGTGAGAGGAAAAGGGACAAGTCCATCAGGATGCTATAATAAACCTAGTTGAAATATCAAAGATTCAAAACAAAAGCTAATCGAACAAAATAGGAATTGAACAAGACCTTCCCCATCTTCATCCATTGCATCTGCCTCATCCTCGGATGATGTCCACCCAGTGCCCCGTGAAGTGTTTTTACTCGAAGGTACAACATCATTCAATGCATTTCGTATAGCTTCAGCATGCATTGCATCATCAATCACATCCTCAAAGCTCACTGATACAGGAGAAGTTGGTCCTATTAAAATCACTGACATCAGCTTAACTGATGGGGAAGAGCATTAAATTCAAAGCCACAAAAAAAGTCCTCCTTTGAGATTCAATCTTCTCTTGTCTTCAAAATTAAGAGGGGACTCCGAAAAAACACAATTAatgatgaagaaaaaataattaatgattcAACATTACCAAAAGTATGTCACAATTTCCAGTTACTGCAAAGAACCCTTTCTCATAGTACCCACTGTGGGAATCTATCAAGAGAAGCTCTctttattagaaaaattaaattcaaaatagatAACAAACAACCAATCAATGTAACAGACCAACTTTTAAGGTGATCCAAATTACGTCACCAAAACAACATTATCTATTTTTTCCAAATATCTTGTTCTCCAGTCAAGAGACACAAACACCAACTAAAGTTTAATAAAAGGTACCAATTTGAAATCCAAGGTTTATCATCACCAGATATCACATAAAGATGTAATCACTCAATTGAATATATCAATTCAGCAATGCTTCTCCTGGattacccaaaaaaaaggtTAGCTTGTCAAAGAATAATAGATGGGTCAAATTTGCAGACATTTTAGACTAGAACATATTAGAGTCAAAAAAGGTTAGCTGATAAATAAACACAGTCAGCACACTTCTGAGTCATGCAATAAGTCCTGACTGATTAGTATAGATCCTCGATACCTTTAGACTAGAACATATTAGAGTCGGTAGCAGTTGGAGTTTTATGCTGCTTATATTACTGTATGTATTTGTCAAACTTTGTATTACAGAGTATCAATTAAGTATGTGGTAGTACAAATTGTGTGGgaaaattattatatactatGCTTTACTTCGATTgagggtgtgtgtgtgtgcatatgaaagttttcaaaatataatgcaGAATAAGCAAAGTGGAAGGAGGAAATTTTGAATATACCATCATCTTCAATCATGCGGTGATATGGTGTCTTTGGTTCATTTATTCTCTGCCTTACTGGTTTATTTGCCTCAATTTCCCCAAGATTAGCCTCATCCCAACTTACATGATCCCTGGCACAATACAAAACTTTTAACATAGATTCATTGGGTAAAAAAACATCAAACATGAGAGAAACTAGATTACTAGAATAATAATCCTCTGACAAGAATCATCTGATACTAAGAAAATGACATCCCCTTCGTTGATACTATGCACATCACATCTGATACTATGCACATCACATCAACAGCAATCAATTGTAGACATACAGATCTTAATAGAGAATTATTGCCATTAAGGACACACTTATAGAAACAAGTAAGATGTAGTTTTACACACACACCCCATATGCATGTCTCAGTCTTTGCCCAGAAGAGTCCAAACAGTTAAACGTTATACCCACTGTGATTTCATTCCTCTGGATGAAGATCACTTCACATCAATCAACAGTGACAGAACAATAGACTTCAATAATACTCGCTAACCTTTCTGTTTTTCAGCATTAGTTAATGCTTATTTTCTACTTCCAAACATTAAGTAACAATAACCAGTCAAATAAACTGCAATTGGAGGGTAGAAGGATTACTTCATTTTCACAGTCCAACAGTAATCCTTTTGAGAATTTGCAAATTTGTCTACTTCCCTGGAACAATGAAATAGAATtacaattatcaaattaaacattgtTAAAGTTAAGTACAAAGGCCACAGCATTATAACGAAAACACTtggaaattaaaaagaaatgctGAATATCAAGCAGAAAACCATAACATCTGAGGATGCAATACACTACCCTAGACACATGTCAGCCAAAAACCAATAACGTTTGAGGATGCAACCATATTACTGGGATCATAGATCAACTAATCTACTCTTACAAGTTTGACAAAGATAATATGGATTATACAATATTATTCTAACCAATAATCCGTAAGTTGAAGTGGATTACGCATATTCACAATCCATAATCATAGTGCATAATCATATGCTTTGCTAAATGAGACATCTACGAACAGAAAAATCGTCAT from Ipomoea triloba cultivar NCNSP0323 chromosome 12, ASM357664v1 encodes the following:
- the LOC115998288 gene encoding protein phosphatase inhibitor 2-like isoform X2; this translates as MKDHVSWDEANLGEIEANKPVRQRINEPKTPYHRMIEDDVSFEDVIDDAMHAEAIRNALNDVVPSSKNTSRGTGWTSSEDEADAMDEDGEDFDSESSKSFREHRRAHYDEYLRVRELLRGCPLMDNESDEENGGVNNGRCDSSLSSTLAAKDMEIEEGRPDNSKRSPPRVNGA
- the LOC115998288 gene encoding protein phosphatase inhibitor 2-like isoform X1; this translates as MKDHVSWDEANLGEIEANKPVRQRINEPKTPYHRMIEDDGPTSPVSVSFEDVIDDAMHAEAIRNALNDVVPSSKNTSRGTGWTSSEDEADAMDEDGEDFDSESSKSFREHRRAHYDEYLRVRELLRGCPLMDNESDEENGGVNNGRCDSSLSSTLAAKDMEIEEGRPDNSKRSPPRVNGA
- the LOC115998288 gene encoding protein phosphatase inhibitor 2-like isoform X3, whose amino-acid sequence is MIEDDGPTSPVSVSFEDVIDDAMHAEAIRNALNDVVPSSKNTSRGTGWTSSEDEADAMDEDGEDFDSESSKSFREHRRAHYDEYLRVRELLRGCPLMDNESDEENGGVNNGRCDSSLSSTLAAKDMEIEEGRPDNSKRSPPRVNGA